One segment of Micromonospora parathelypteridis DNA contains the following:
- a CDS encoding Mov34/MPN/PAD-1 family protein, which translates to MLSIDRSIIDAIVAHARRDHPDEACGVVAGLVGSETPTRHIPMDNAARSMTFYEFDSMEHLRVWREMDDRDEEPVVIYHSHTATEAYPSRTDVSFAGEPGAHYLLVSTREPDSEEIRSFRIVDGVVTEEPVRVVEAGVDPHAVQSYMFGQSPATVDYECSGR; encoded by the coding sequence GTGCTGAGCATCGACCGGTCGATCATCGACGCGATCGTCGCCCACGCGCGCCGGGATCACCCCGATGAGGCGTGCGGCGTGGTCGCCGGTCTCGTCGGCAGCGAAACCCCGACCCGGCACATCCCCATGGACAACGCCGCGCGGTCGATGACCTTCTACGAGTTCGACTCGATGGAGCACCTGCGGGTGTGGCGGGAGATGGACGACCGGGACGAGGAGCCCGTGGTCATCTACCACTCGCACACCGCCACCGAGGCGTACCCGTCACGGACGGATGTCTCCTTCGCCGGTGAGCCGGGCGCGCACTACCTGCTCGTCTCGACCCGCGAACCGGACTCGGAGGAGATCCGGTCGTTCCGGATCGTCGACGGCGTGGTCACCGAGGAGCCGGTTCGGGTCGTGGAGGCCGGCGTCGACCCGCATGCCGTCCAGTCCTACATGTTCGGGCAGAGCCCGGCGACGGTCGACTACGAGTGTTCCGGCCGCTGA
- a CDS encoding MoaD/ThiS family protein: MAIEVRIPTILRSYTGGAKVVDGTGDTLADLLTDLDSRHGGLRGRLITDAGTLHRFVNVYVNDEDVRFLGALDAKLSDGDSVTILPAVAGGAFGFAAAAAISSHGAAAAAISSHGAAVAAR; encoded by the coding sequence ATGGCCATTGAAGTTCGCATCCCCACCATCCTGCGCAGCTACACCGGCGGCGCCAAGGTCGTCGACGGCACCGGCGACACCCTCGCCGACCTGCTCACCGACCTGGACTCCCGGCACGGCGGCCTGCGTGGCCGGCTGATCACCGACGCTGGCACGCTGCACCGCTTCGTCAACGTCTACGTGAACGACGAGGACGTCCGTTTCCTCGGCGCGCTGGACGCCAAGCTCTCCGACGGCGACAGCGTCACGATCCTGCCGGCCGTGGCCGGCGGCGCGTTCGGCTTCGCTGCGGCAGCGGCGATCAGCTCGCACGGCGCCGCGGCAGCGGCGATCAGCTCGCACGGCGCCGCCGTCGCGGCTCGCTGA
- a CDS encoding PLP-dependent cysteine synthase family protein: MARYDSLLDACGGTPLVGLPRLSPTVPDGAPPVRLWAKLEDRNPTGSIKDRAALFMVRAAEEAGRLRTGDTILEPTSGNTGISLAMVAKLRGYRLVCVMPENVSTERIQLLRMYGAEIIFSPAAGGSNQAVATAKQISAEHPDWVMLYQYGNEANARAHYETTGPELLHDLPTITHFVAGLGTTGTLMGTGRYLREKVEGIQVVAAEPRYGELVYGLRNIDEGYVPELYDASVLSRRFSVGTRDAVLRTRQLVEVEGIFAGFSTGAILHAALAVAHEAVRDGRRADVAFVVCDGGWKYLSTGAYGGTLADAEDALEGQLWA; encoded by the coding sequence ATGGCGCGGTACGACAGCCTGCTCGACGCCTGCGGGGGTACGCCGCTGGTCGGCCTGCCCCGGCTCTCTCCGACGGTGCCCGACGGGGCCCCGCCGGTGCGGCTCTGGGCCAAGCTGGAGGACCGGAACCCGACCGGCAGCATCAAGGACCGCGCGGCGCTGTTCATGGTCCGAGCGGCGGAGGAGGCCGGCCGGCTCCGTACGGGTGACACGATCCTCGAGCCGACCAGTGGCAACACCGGCATCTCGTTGGCGATGGTGGCCAAGTTGCGCGGCTACCGGCTGGTCTGTGTGATGCCCGAGAACGTCTCGACCGAGCGGATCCAGTTGCTCCGGATGTACGGGGCCGAGATCATCTTTTCGCCGGCGGCGGGTGGTTCCAACCAGGCGGTCGCCACCGCCAAGCAGATCTCCGCCGAGCACCCGGACTGGGTGATGCTCTACCAGTACGGCAACGAGGCGAACGCACGGGCGCACTACGAGACGACCGGGCCGGAGCTGTTGCACGACCTGCCCACCATCACGCACTTCGTGGCGGGGCTCGGCACCACCGGCACCCTGATGGGCACCGGGCGCTACCTGCGGGAAAAGGTCGAGGGTATTCAGGTCGTGGCCGCCGAGCCGCGTTACGGCGAGCTGGTTTACGGCCTGCGCAACATCGACGAGGGGTACGTGCCGGAGCTGTACGACGCCTCGGTGCTCTCCCGGCGCTTCTCGGTCGGCACCCGGGACGCGGTGCTGCGTACCCGGCAACTGGTGGAGGTGGAGGGCATCTTCGCCGGCTTCTCCACCGGGGCCATCCTGCATGCCGCGCTCGCGGTCGCCCACGAGGCGGTCCGTGACGGCCGGCGGGCCGACGTGGCCTTCGTGGTCTGCGACGGCGGGTGGAAGTACCTGTCCACCGGTGCGTACGGCGGGACGCTCGCCGATGCCGAGGACGCCCTGGAGGGGCAGCTCTGGGCCTGA
- a CDS encoding MBL fold metallo-hydrolase, producing the protein MRLTVLGSAGSFPGPESPCSAYLVEADGFRLLVDFGSGSLSSLQRYAGLHAPDAILLTHLHCDHMFDAVLYVVVRRYAPDGPYPTLPVYAPAGAPDRLSAAYGDDGSVEDVYQFYALQPGTFPIGPFAVTVDRVNHPVETYGVRLEHGGRSLCYSSDTAPCEALLRLAQDADVFLCEASYLDGMDNPPDLHLTGREAGEAATKAAVGRLLLTHLVPAWGSEAHTLESAAGAYAGSIDVVRPGASYDI; encoded by the coding sequence ATGCGACTGACCGTCCTTGGCAGCGCCGGCAGCTTCCCCGGCCCCGAGTCGCCCTGCTCGGCCTACCTCGTCGAGGCGGACGGTTTCCGGCTCCTGGTCGACTTCGGCTCAGGGTCGCTGTCCAGTCTTCAGCGGTACGCGGGGCTGCACGCCCCGGACGCGATCCTGCTGACGCACCTGCACTGTGATCACATGTTCGACGCCGTGCTGTACGTGGTGGTGCGCCGGTACGCCCCAGACGGCCCCTATCCGACGCTGCCCGTCTACGCGCCCGCCGGAGCACCGGACCGGCTCAGCGCCGCCTACGGCGACGACGGCTCCGTGGAGGACGTCTACCAGTTCTACGCCCTTCAGCCCGGCACCTTCCCGATCGGCCCGTTCGCGGTCACCGTCGACCGGGTCAACCACCCCGTCGAGACGTACGGGGTGCGGCTGGAGCACGGCGGCCGGTCGCTGTGCTACTCGTCGGACACCGCGCCGTGCGAAGCGCTGCTGCGGCTGGCCCAGGACGCCGACGTCTTTCTCTGCGAGGCCAGCTACCTCGACGGGATGGACAATCCGCCGGACCTGCACCTGACCGGCCGCGAGGCCGGTGAGGCGGCGACCAAGGCGGCGGTGGGTCGGCTGTTGCTCACCCACCTGGTGCCCGCCTGGGGCAGCGAGGCGCACACGTTGGAATCGGCCGCCGGCGCGTACGCCGGATCGATCGACGTGGTCCGGCCCGGCGCCAGTTACGACATCTGA
- a CDS encoding glycosyltransferase family 4 protein gives MRIAIVTESFPPDVNGVAHSVVRTAEHLLERGHEPVVIAPSPHASGRQNIDRLPYPVVRIPSVPLPRYQGFRLGVPTTTRLTGALLSAEPDVVHLASPFVLGARAATLASRHGLPTVAVYQTDVAAYARAYRVSWGEAAAWRRIREIHNSAQRTLAPSTRAAADLIANGVQRIWLWRRGVDASRFDPAKRCAALRDRLAPGGELLVGYVGRLAPEKRVELLAATSRLPGVRVVVAGDGPTRRQLARELPGVTFLGVQHGEDLARLYASLDLFVHTGPHETFGQTIQEALASGVPVVAPNSGGPVDLVDQGVTGLLVPPGDGDALAAAVADLAGDADRRRAYGLAARVAVSRRSWAAVGDELIGHYHAVRAAATTVGLPAAS, from the coding sequence ATGCGGATCGCCATCGTGACCGAGTCGTTCCCACCGGACGTGAACGGCGTCGCCCACTCCGTGGTGCGGACGGCGGAGCACCTGCTTGAGCGCGGCCACGAGCCGGTGGTCATCGCGCCGTCGCCGCACGCCTCCGGTCGGCAGAACATCGACCGGCTGCCGTACCCGGTGGTGCGTATCCCCAGCGTGCCGCTGCCCCGCTATCAGGGCTTCCGGTTGGGCGTGCCGACGACCACCCGGTTGACCGGGGCGCTGCTGTCGGCCGAGCCGGACGTGGTGCACCTGGCCAGTCCGTTCGTCCTCGGCGCACGGGCGGCCACGCTGGCCAGCCGGCACGGGCTGCCCACGGTGGCGGTCTACCAGACCGATGTGGCGGCGTACGCGCGGGCGTACCGGGTGAGCTGGGGTGAGGCGGCGGCCTGGCGCCGGATCCGTGAGATCCACAATTCGGCGCAGCGCACCCTCGCCCCGTCCACCCGTGCCGCCGCCGACCTGATCGCCAACGGGGTGCAGCGGATCTGGCTGTGGCGTCGCGGGGTGGACGCCAGCCGCTTCGACCCGGCCAAGCGTTGTGCGGCGCTGCGGGACCGGCTGGCACCCGGCGGTGAGCTGCTGGTCGGCTACGTCGGCCGGCTCGCCCCGGAGAAGCGGGTGGAGCTGCTGGCGGCGACGTCGCGGCTGCCCGGGGTGCGGGTGGTGGTGGCCGGCGACGGCCCGACCCGCCGCCAGTTGGCCCGGGAACTGCCCGGGGTGACCTTCCTCGGGGTGCAGCACGGCGAGGACCTGGCCCGGCTCTACGCCAGCCTGGACCTGTTCGTGCACACCGGACCGCACGAGACCTTCGGCCAGACCATCCAGGAGGCGTTGGCCTCCGGGGTGCCGGTCGTGGCACCGAACAGCGGTGGTCCGGTCGATCTGGTCGACCAGGGTGTGACCGGGCTGCTGGTGCCACCGGGCGACGGCGACGCGCTGGCCGCCGCGGTAGCCGACCTGGCCGGCGACGCCGACCGGCGGCGGGCCTACGGGCTGGCCGCACGGGTCGCGGTCAGTCGGCGTAGCTGGGCGGCCGTCGGCGACGAGCTGATCGGGCACTACCACGCGGTACGAGCAGCGGCCACCACCGTCGGCCTGCCGGCCGCCTCGTGA
- a CDS encoding glycosyltransferase, with protein sequence MTGAAGGLRIVRLANFVTARSGGLRTALRHLGEGYREAGHEPVLVIPGQRAADESYPWGRVVTLPGPELPGSGGYRLLANRRRSARLLVDLAPDRLEVSDRLSLRWTGRWARAHGVPSVMVSHESLTGLLGQWGVPDALRRPTADRLNRATSRAYDRIVCTTRWAAQEFDRIGADNVDLVPLGVDLDTFHPGRADPRLRARYADSNELLLVHCARLSPEKRPELAVQALAELRREGVPAVLVMAGDGPLRGALARRAAGLPVTFTGFLPDRAAVAALLASADVVLAPGPVETFGLAGLEALACGTPVVVNSASALPEVVGAAGLAAHGSGESMAAAVTRLAARPEVERRRLARARAEEFGWPAAVAGFLRVHDANAPRGTPSEVAHRTA encoded by the coding sequence GTGACCGGGGCTGCCGGCGGGCTGCGGATCGTGCGGCTCGCCAACTTCGTCACGGCACGCTCCGGCGGGCTGCGTACCGCGCTGCGGCACCTCGGGGAGGGCTACCGGGAGGCCGGGCACGAGCCGGTGCTGGTGATACCCGGCCAGCGGGCCGCCGACGAGTCGTACCCGTGGGGGCGGGTGGTCACCCTGCCCGGCCCGGAGTTGCCCGGCAGCGGCGGCTACCGGCTGCTGGCCAATCGACGCCGGTCGGCCCGGCTGCTCGTCGACCTGGCACCGGATCGGCTGGAGGTCTCCGACCGGTTGTCGCTGCGCTGGACGGGCCGGTGGGCGCGAGCGCACGGGGTGCCGTCGGTGATGGTGTCGCACGAGTCGCTGACCGGGTTGCTCGGCCAGTGGGGTGTGCCGGACGCGTTGCGCCGGCCGACCGCCGACCGGCTCAACCGGGCGACCAGCCGGGCGTACGACCGGATCGTCTGCACGACCAGGTGGGCCGCCCAGGAGTTCGACCGGATCGGCGCCGACAACGTGGACCTGGTGCCGCTCGGGGTGGACCTGGACACCTTCCACCCGGGCCGGGCCGATCCCCGGCTGCGCGCCCGGTACGCCGACTCCAACGAGTTGTTGCTGGTGCACTGCGCCCGGCTGTCTCCGGAGAAGCGGCCGGAGCTGGCCGTGCAGGCGTTGGCCGAGCTGCGCCGGGAGGGCGTACCGGCGGTGCTGGTGATGGCCGGTGACGGCCCGCTGCGCGGCGCGCTGGCCCGTCGGGCGGCAGGGCTGCCGGTGACGTTCACCGGCTTCCTGCCGGACCGTGCCGCGGTGGCCGCGTTGTTGGCCAGCGCGGACGTGGTGCTGGCACCGGGCCCGGTGGAAACCTTCGGTCTCGCCGGGCTGGAGGCGCTGGCCTGTGGCACCCCGGTGGTGGTCAACTCCGCCAGCGCGCTGCCCGAGGTGGTCGGCGCGGCCGGGCTGGCCGCGCACGGCTCGGGGGAGTCGATGGCCGCGGCGGTGACCCGCCTGGCGGCCCGGCCGGAGGTGGAGCGGCGGCGACTCGCCCGGGCCAGGGCCGAGGAGTTCGGGTGGCCGGCCGCGGTCGCCGGGTTCCTCCGGGTGCACGACGCGAACGCACCTCGGGGCACCCCGAGCGAGGTGGCCCACCGCACCGCATAG
- the rph gene encoding ribonuclease PH, translated as MARPDGRGPSQLRPVTLTRGWSTHPEGSVLVEFGGTRVLCTASVTEGVPRWRKGSGLGWVTAEYAMLPRATNTRSDRESVKGRVGGRTHEISRLIGRSLRASIDLKALGENSVVLDCDVLQADGGTRTAAITGAYVALHDAVGWLAARKALAGKPEKVMHRSVAAVSVGIIAGEARLDLCYEEDVAAEVDMNVVCTGAGDFVEVQGTGEAGVFARDQLDSLLDLAVAGCNELAEAQRKALS; from the coding sequence ATGGCGCGACCTGACGGGCGAGGGCCCTCTCAACTTCGACCGGTGACCCTGACCCGAGGCTGGAGCACCCATCCGGAGGGCTCGGTGCTCGTCGAGTTCGGCGGCACCCGGGTGCTCTGCACGGCGAGCGTCACCGAGGGGGTGCCCCGCTGGCGCAAGGGCTCCGGGCTCGGCTGGGTGACCGCCGAGTACGCGATGCTGCCCCGGGCCACCAACACCCGCTCCGACCGGGAGAGCGTCAAGGGTCGGGTCGGTGGCCGCACCCACGAGATCTCCCGGCTGATCGGCCGCAGCCTGCGGGCCAGCATCGACCTCAAGGCGCTCGGCGAGAACTCGGTGGTGCTCGACTGCGACGTGCTCCAGGCCGACGGCGGCACCCGGACGGCCGCGATCACCGGCGCGTACGTCGCGTTGCACGACGCGGTGGGGTGGCTCGCCGCCCGCAAGGCGTTGGCCGGGAAGCCGGAGAAGGTGATGCACCGGTCGGTGGCCGCGGTCAGCGTGGGGATCATCGCCGGCGAGGCGCGACTGGACCTCTGCTACGAGGAGGACGTCGCCGCCGAGGTGGACATGAACGTGGTGTGCACCGGCGCGGGTGACTTCGTCGAGGTGCAGGGCACCGGCGAGGCGGGCGTGTTCGCCCGCGACCAGCTCGACAGCCTGCTCGACCTGGCCGTCGCCGGCTGCAACGAGTTGGCGGAAGCCCAGCGGAAGGCTCTCTCATGA
- the rdgB gene encoding RdgB/HAM1 family non-canonical purine NTP pyrophosphatase, whose product MNKVLLATRNRKKLVELQRILDGALGAQRIALLGLDDVEQYAELPETGLTFGENALIKAREGCRQSGLPTIADDSGIAVDALNGMPGVFSARWSGQHGDDRANLQLVLDQIADVPDEQRAASFVCTVALVLPGGKEHLVDGRQSGRVLRAPRGDGGFGYDPIFLGDGQDRTNAELTPAEKDAISHRGKALRELAKLVAKVLPPAA is encoded by the coding sequence ATGAACAAGGTTCTGCTCGCCACCCGTAACCGCAAGAAGCTGGTGGAACTTCAGCGGATCCTGGACGGCGCGCTCGGCGCGCAGCGGATCGCCCTGCTCGGGCTGGACGACGTCGAGCAGTACGCGGAGCTGCCGGAGACCGGCCTGACCTTCGGCGAGAACGCGCTGATCAAGGCGCGGGAGGGTTGCCGGCAGAGTGGGCTGCCGACCATCGCCGACGACTCGGGGATCGCGGTGGACGCGCTCAACGGGATGCCGGGGGTGTTCAGCGCCCGCTGGTCCGGCCAGCACGGCGACGACCGGGCCAACCTTCAGCTGGTGCTGGATCAGATCGCCGACGTGCCCGACGAGCAGCGGGCGGCCTCGTTCGTCTGCACGGTGGCGCTGGTGCTGCCCGGCGGCAAGGAGCACCTCGTCGACGGCCGGCAGTCCGGTCGGGTGCTGCGCGCTCCGCGCGGCGATGGTGGGTTCGGCTACGACCCGATCTTCCTGGGCGACGGACAGGACCGGACCAACGCCGAGCTGACCCCGGCCGAGAAGGACGCCATCAGCCACCGCGGCAAGGCGCTGCGTGAGCTGGCCAAGCTGGTCGCCAAGGTGCTGCCGCCCGCCGCCTGA
- a CDS encoding DUF6891 domain-containing protein: MEIEEPGLNEQIQEYVRRHVALAELPAAAIVAETIEYLHGETDPADVEARAWPVVTEELSAHLAAQARWPEVTDSDRLTAAFRTLSAAGLVAREDFACCQNCGVAEIGDEVPRGRTARGYAFYHRQDAERGVDGSGVYLTYGLFGQPATVDVGEEIAAALRAEGLTVHWDGHTGTRIRVALTWQRRRAGRLAALPATVDDDVDIEVELLNEWTGSDAPTEGLTSAARLAGLDLPWLPAGVRIQVAHEGTTVVVRREGDTLVGAYPEQGGRELTVGRHDGMDLIRRLTGGSVPAATQPAPPNFLEATYQYRGSVQKGVPLDAAETRLLLHAMRPLSFDFLTAFGRSGGCVQVAWEPDGLWLEELDSARSTSTGRIATIGEAERMLTVLATEDRVPIDELGGDLVTKRW, encoded by the coding sequence GTGGAGATCGAGGAGCCGGGGCTCAACGAGCAGATCCAGGAGTACGTCCGCCGCCACGTCGCACTTGCCGAGTTGCCGGCTGCTGCGATCGTCGCCGAGACGATTGAGTACCTGCACGGCGAGACAGACCCAGCCGATGTCGAGGCCCGAGCCTGGCCGGTGGTGACCGAGGAGTTGAGCGCGCACCTCGCCGCCCAGGCGCGGTGGCCGGAGGTCACCGACAGCGATCGGCTCACCGCGGCCTTCCGGACGCTCTCGGCCGCTGGGCTGGTGGCCCGGGAAGACTTCGCCTGCTGTCAGAACTGCGGCGTCGCCGAGATCGGCGATGAGGTGCCTCGGGGTCGCACCGCGCGGGGGTACGCCTTCTACCATCGGCAGGACGCCGAGCGCGGTGTCGACGGCTCCGGGGTCTACCTGACGTACGGCCTCTTCGGGCAGCCCGCGACGGTCGACGTCGGCGAGGAAATCGCTGCGGCGCTGCGCGCCGAAGGGTTGACGGTGCACTGGGACGGGCACACCGGCACCCGGATCAGGGTCGCGCTGACCTGGCAGCGACGCCGAGCCGGTCGGCTGGCCGCGCTGCCCGCCACTGTCGACGACGACGTGGACATCGAGGTGGAGCTGCTGAACGAGTGGACGGGGAGCGACGCCCCGACCGAGGGTCTGACGTCGGCCGCCCGGCTCGCCGGCCTGGATCTGCCCTGGTTGCCCGCCGGCGTACGGATTCAGGTGGCTCATGAGGGCACCACTGTCGTCGTTCGACGGGAGGGGGACACACTGGTGGGCGCGTACCCCGAGCAGGGCGGGCGGGAGCTGACCGTCGGCCGGCACGACGGCATGGATCTGATCCGCCGGTTGACCGGCGGGTCGGTCCCGGCGGCCACCCAGCCGGCCCCGCCCAATTTCCTCGAGGCGACCTACCAGTACCGCGGCAGCGTCCAGAAGGGCGTGCCGCTGGACGCAGCCGAGACGCGCCTCCTGCTGCACGCGATGCGGCCGCTGAGCTTTGACTTCCTGACCGCCTTCGGCCGCTCCGGCGGCTGTGTGCAGGTCGCCTGGGAGCCCGACGGGCTGTGGCTGGAAGAGCTGGACAGTGCACGGTCCACCTCGACCGGGCGGATCGCCACCATCGGCGAGGCCGAACGGATGCTCACCGTGCTGGCCACTGAGGACCGCGTCCCGATCGACGAGCTGGGCGGCGACCTCGTGACGAAGCGCTGGTGA
- the hutH gene encoding histidine ammonia-lyase produces the protein MTTVTIQPTGISADDVLAVARGTAKVVLDPATIEAMATSRAIVDGIESSGRPVYGVSTGFGALANTFIAPERRAELQHALIRSHAAGVGAPMPREVVRAMMLLRVRSLALGRSGVRPLVAEALVDLLNHDITPWVPEHGSLGASGDLAPLAHCALVLLGEGWVLGPAGERQDAADALTAAGLKPIELAAKEGLALINGTDGMLGMLLLAIHDAAHLFAMADVTAALAIEAMLGSERPFLPELHAIRPHPGQAASAANIHRLLQDSRVMDSHRDDLAHAVQDAYSMRCAPQVAGAARDTLDFVRTVAGRELVSVVDNPVVLPDGRVESTGNFHGAPLGFAADFLAIAAAEVGAIAERRVDRLLDVTRSRELPAFLSPDAGVNSGLMIAQYTAAGIVAENRRLAAPASVDSLPTSGMQEDHVSMGWAAAKKLRTVLDNLTSLLAVELLAGVRGLQLRAPLEPSPAGRAAVAALGGAAGEPGPDVFLAPVMEAARAVVAGPELRAVIEREVGPLG, from the coding sequence ATGACGACCGTGACCATCCAGCCCACCGGAATTTCCGCCGACGACGTGTTGGCGGTTGCCCGCGGCACCGCCAAGGTCGTCCTCGACCCGGCCACCATCGAGGCGATGGCGACCAGCCGGGCCATCGTGGACGGCATCGAGTCGTCCGGCCGCCCCGTCTACGGGGTCTCCACGGGGTTCGGGGCGCTGGCCAACACGTTCATCGCCCCGGAGCGGCGGGCCGAGCTGCAACACGCGCTGATCCGCTCGCACGCGGCCGGGGTGGGCGCCCCGATGCCCCGTGAGGTGGTCCGGGCCATGATGCTGCTGCGGGTCCGGTCGCTGGCGCTGGGCCGCTCCGGGGTCCGCCCGCTGGTCGCCGAGGCCCTGGTCGACCTGCTCAACCACGACATCACCCCCTGGGTGCCCGAGCACGGCTCGCTGGGCGCGTCCGGTGACCTGGCGCCGCTGGCGCACTGTGCGCTGGTGCTGCTCGGCGAGGGCTGGGTCCTCGGCCCGGCCGGCGAGCGGCAGGACGCGGCCGACGCGCTGACCGCCGCCGGGCTCAAGCCGATCGAGCTGGCCGCCAAGGAGGGGCTGGCGCTGATCAACGGCACCGACGGCATGCTCGGCATGCTGCTGCTGGCCATCCACGACGCGGCGCACCTGTTCGCCATGGCCGACGTGACGGCCGCGTTGGCCATCGAGGCGATGCTCGGCTCGGAACGGCCGTTCCTGCCCGAGCTGCACGCGATCCGGCCGCACCCCGGTCAGGCGGCGTCGGCGGCGAACATCCACCGGCTGCTGCAGGACTCGCGGGTGATGGACTCACACCGCGACGACCTGGCGCACGCCGTGCAGGACGCGTACTCGATGCGGTGTGCACCGCAGGTGGCCGGCGCGGCCCGCGACACCTTGGACTTCGTCCGCACGGTCGCCGGTCGGGAGCTGGTGTCGGTGGTGGACAACCCGGTCGTGCTGCCGGACGGTCGGGTCGAGTCGACGGGAAACTTCCACGGCGCGCCGCTCGGCTTCGCCGCGGACTTCCTCGCCATCGCCGCCGCCGAGGTGGGCGCGATCGCCGAGCGACGGGTGGACCGGCTGCTCGACGTCACCCGTTCCCGGGAACTGCCGGCGTTCCTGTCCCCCGACGCCGGGGTCAACTCCGGGCTGATGATCGCCCAGTACACGGCGGCCGGGATCGTCGCCGAGAATCGTCGCCTGGCCGCCCCGGCCTCGGTGGACTCGCTGCCCACCAGCGGCATGCAGGAGGACCACGTCTCGATGGGCTGGGCCGCCGCCAAGAAGCTGCGGACCGTGCTGGACAACCTCACCAGCCTGCTCGCGGTCGAGTTGCTGGCCGGCGTACGCGGCCTGCAACTGCGCGCGCCGCTGGAGCCGTCACCGGCCGGCCGGGCCGCCGTCGCCGCGCTGGGCGGGGCGGCCGGCGAACCCGGGCCGGACGTGTTCCTCGCCCCCGTGATGGAGGCCGCCCGTGCCGTCGTCGCCGGGCCGGAGCTGCGCGCCGTCATCGAACGGGAGGTCGGCCCGCTGGGCTGA
- the hutI gene encoding imidazolonepropionase — translation MSTSSLLVDNIGELVTNGVGEGPLGIHRDAAVLVEEGRVAWVGPSAHTPAADRRVDAGGAAVLPGFVDSHAHLVFAGDRAAEFGARMAGQPYTGGGIRTTVGATRAATDDELRATVRRLRGEALRQGTTTMEIKSGYGLTVADEARSLRIAAEASGETTFLGAHVVPAEYADRPDDYVGLVCGPMLAAAAPYAKWVDVFCERGAFDVDQARAILASGQAAGLGVRIHANQLGPGLGVQLGVELGAASVDHCTHLSDADVAALVGTAQSDGSGTRTVATLLPGAEFSTRSPYPDARRLLDAGVTVALATDCNPGSSYTSSMPFCVALAVREMRMTPAEAVWAATAGGARALRRDDIGVLTPGARADLVVLDAPSYLHLAYRPGVPLIRQVMRNGVPQ, via the coding sequence GTGAGCACGAGCAGTCTGCTGGTCGACAACATCGGGGAGCTGGTCACCAACGGCGTCGGCGAGGGCCCGCTGGGCATCCACCGCGACGCCGCCGTGCTCGTCGAGGAGGGCCGGGTGGCCTGGGTCGGGCCGTCCGCGCACACGCCGGCCGCTGACCGGCGGGTCGACGCCGGCGGGGCGGCCGTGCTGCCCGGCTTCGTGGACAGCCACGCCCACCTGGTCTTCGCCGGGGACAGGGCCGCCGAGTTCGGTGCCCGGATGGCCGGCCAGCCCTACACCGGCGGCGGCATCCGGACCACGGTCGGAGCGACCCGGGCCGCCACCGACGACGAGCTGCGGGCCACCGTGCGCCGGCTGCGCGGGGAGGCGCTGCGCCAGGGCACCACGACCATGGAGATCAAGAGTGGGTACGGGCTGACCGTCGCCGACGAGGCCCGCTCACTGCGGATCGCCGCCGAGGCTAGCGGAGAGACCACCTTCCTCGGGGCGCACGTGGTGCCCGCCGAGTACGCCGACCGCCCCGACGACTACGTCGGACTGGTCTGCGGGCCGATGCTGGCCGCCGCCGCGCCGTACGCGAAGTGGGTCGACGTGTTCTGCGAGCGCGGCGCGTTCGACGTCGACCAGGCCCGGGCCATCCTGGCCAGCGGTCAGGCCGCGGGGCTGGGCGTACGGATCCACGCCAACCAGCTCGGTCCCGGCCTGGGCGTTCAGCTCGGGGTCGAGCTGGGCGCGGCCAGCGTCGACCACTGCACGCACCTCAGCGACGCCGACGTGGCCGCGTTGGTCGGCACCGCCCAGAGCGACGGGTCGGGGACCCGCACAGTGGCGACCCTGCTGCCCGGCGCCGAGTTCTCCACCCGATCGCCGTACCCGGACGCCCGCCGGCTGCTCGACGCCGGCGTCACCGTGGCGTTGGCCACCGACTGCAATCCCGGCTCGTCGTACACCTCGTCGATGCCGTTCTGTGTAGCTCTCGCGGTCCGTGAGATGCGGATGACCCCGGCGGAGGCGGTCTGGGCCGCGACCGCCGGTGGCGCGCGGGCGCTGCGCCGCGACGACATCGGCGTCCTCACCCCCGGCGCCCGGGCCGACCTCGTCGTCCTGGACGCGCCGTCGTACCTGCACCTGGCCTACCGGCCCGGTGTCCCCTTGATCCGCCAGGTAATGCGCAACGGAGTGCCGCAATGA